In Myxocyprinus asiaticus isolate MX2 ecotype Aquarium Trade chromosome 16, UBuf_Myxa_2, whole genome shotgun sequence, a single window of DNA contains:
- the LOC127454627 gene encoding sodium channel subunit beta-1-like isoform X1 yields the protein MRASNTEAGNPWPQVFKTARLLCDDDRGMVTCSEVDWGSFEALIVLDTNAINGFILNRSNLKIAQDHWLRAMQMSLWKLQGEVCEREILGITAWLCSGACVEVDSDTEAVMGNGFKLGCISCKMRGEVPASATVDWWFMAKGESEFTHLYSYVEMTGYIVDDRFVDRLDWNGSKKTVDVQDGSIYILNVTYNDTGTYRCYFDRILIFPNYEFRTNATKFITINVVGKATRGMASILSEIMMYVSIIGLQLWLVVEMVYCYRKIAAAGEEALRESEAEYLAITSESKDNCAGVTVAE from the exons ATGAGAGCTTCAAACACTGAAGCGGGTAATCCCTGGCCGCAAGTGTTCAAGACCGCACGGCTTCTCTGCGATGATGACAGAGGGATGGTGACATGCAGTGAGGTGGACTGGGGCTCATTTGAGGCGCTGATAGTCTTAGACACAAATGCTATCAATGGATTCATTcttaat aggtcaaacttgaaaatagcACAAGATCATTGGTTGAGAGCGATGCAGATGTCTCTGTGGAAACTGCAGGGTgaagtgtgtgaaagagagatacTTGGAATTACAG CATGGCTCTGCAGTGGGGCATGTGTAGAGGTGGACTCTGACACGGAGGCTGTGATGGGTAATGGCTTCAAACTGGGCTGCATCTCTTGCAAGATGCGAGGGGAAGTGCCAGCCTCTGCCACAGTGGACTGGTGGTTCATGGCCAAAGGCGAGAGTGAATTTACACAT CTCTACAGTTATGTAGAAATGACTGGCTACATAGTGGATGACCGTTTTGTTGACCGCTTGGACTGGAATGGCAGTAAAAAAACGGTGGACGTGCAGGATGGCTCCATTTACATCCTCAACGTTACCTACAATGATACAGGAACCTACCGATGCTACTTTGACCGGATCCTCATCTTCCCCAATTATGAGTTCCGTACCAATGCCACCAAGTTTATCACCATCAACGTAGTGGGCAAAG CTACCCGAGGCATGGCATCCATCCTTTCTGAGATTATGATGTATGTGTCCATCATTGGGCTGCAGTTATGGCTGGTGGTTGAGATGGTCTACTGTTACCGGAAGATAGCAGCAGCAGGAGAAGAAGCACTTCGAGAGAGCGA GGCGGAATATTTAGCTATAACCTCTGAGAGCAAAGATAACTGTGCAGGTGTAACGGTGGCAGAATAA
- the LOC127454627 gene encoding sodium channel subunit beta-1-like isoform X4, with amino-acid sequence MPALRLLWVPVLMCLTHAWLCSGACVEVDSDTEAVMGNGFKLGCISCKMRGEVPASATVDWWFMAKGESEFTHLYSYVEMTGYIVDDRFVDRLDWNGSKKTVDVQDGSIYILNVTYNDTGTYRCYFDRILIFPNYEFRTNATKFITINVVGKATRGMASILSEIMMYVSIIGLQLWLVVEMVYCYRKIAAAGEEALRESEAEYLAITSESKDNCAGVTVAE; translated from the exons ATGCCTGCACTGCGGCTTCTGTGGGTCCCTGTTCTGATGTGTTTAACACACG CATGGCTCTGCAGTGGGGCATGTGTAGAGGTGGACTCTGACACGGAGGCTGTGATGGGTAATGGCTTCAAACTGGGCTGCATCTCTTGCAAGATGCGAGGGGAAGTGCCAGCCTCTGCCACAGTGGACTGGTGGTTCATGGCCAAAGGCGAGAGTGAATTTACACAT CTCTACAGTTATGTAGAAATGACTGGCTACATAGTGGATGACCGTTTTGTTGACCGCTTGGACTGGAATGGCAGTAAAAAAACGGTGGACGTGCAGGATGGCTCCATTTACATCCTCAACGTTACCTACAATGATACAGGAACCTACCGATGCTACTTTGACCGGATCCTCATCTTCCCCAATTATGAGTTCCGTACCAATGCCACCAAGTTTATCACCATCAACGTAGTGGGCAAAG CTACCCGAGGCATGGCATCCATCCTTTCTGAGATTATGATGTATGTGTCCATCATTGGGCTGCAGTTATGGCTGGTGGTTGAGATGGTCTACTGTTACCGGAAGATAGCAGCAGCAGGAGAAGAAGCACTTCGAGAGAGCGA GGCGGAATATTTAGCTATAACCTCTGAGAGCAAAGATAACTGTGCAGGTGTAACGGTGGCAGAATAA
- the LOC127454627 gene encoding sodium channel subunit beta-1-like isoform X2: MKVLAPVYFHYKDLTELYLLLKILICVLLKKNSHTHLGWHQAWLCSGACVEVDSDTEAVMGNGFKLGCISCKMRGEVPASATVDWWFMAKGESEFTHLYSYVEMTGYIVDDRFVDRLDWNGSKKTVDVQDGSIYILNVTYNDTGTYRCYFDRILIFPNYEFRTNATKFITINVVGKATRGMASILSEIMMYVSIIGLQLWLVVEMVYCYRKIAAAGEEALRESEAEYLAITSESKDNCAGVTVAE, from the exons Atgaaagtgctggcacctgtttacttccattataaggacctgacagagctctatcttcttctaaaaatcttaatttgtgttctgctgaagaaaaacagtcatacacatctgggatggcatcagg CATGGCTCTGCAGTGGGGCATGTGTAGAGGTGGACTCTGACACGGAGGCTGTGATGGGTAATGGCTTCAAACTGGGCTGCATCTCTTGCAAGATGCGAGGGGAAGTGCCAGCCTCTGCCACAGTGGACTGGTGGTTCATGGCCAAAGGCGAGAGTGAATTTACACAT CTCTACAGTTATGTAGAAATGACTGGCTACATAGTGGATGACCGTTTTGTTGACCGCTTGGACTGGAATGGCAGTAAAAAAACGGTGGACGTGCAGGATGGCTCCATTTACATCCTCAACGTTACCTACAATGATACAGGAACCTACCGATGCTACTTTGACCGGATCCTCATCTTCCCCAATTATGAGTTCCGTACCAATGCCACCAAGTTTATCACCATCAACGTAGTGGGCAAAG CTACCCGAGGCATGGCATCCATCCTTTCTGAGATTATGATGTATGTGTCCATCATTGGGCTGCAGTTATGGCTGGTGGTTGAGATGGTCTACTGTTACCGGAAGATAGCAGCAGCAGGAGAAGAAGCACTTCGAGAGAGCGA GGCGGAATATTTAGCTATAACCTCTGAGAGCAAAGATAACTGTGCAGGTGTAACGGTGGCAGAATAA
- the LOC127454627 gene encoding sodium channel subunit beta-1-like isoform X3, giving the protein MQMSLWKLQGEVCEREILGITAWLCSGACVEVDSDTEAVMGNGFKLGCISCKMRGEVPASATVDWWFMAKGESEFTHLYSYVEMTGYIVDDRFVDRLDWNGSKKTVDVQDGSIYILNVTYNDTGTYRCYFDRILIFPNYEFRTNATKFITINVVGKATRGMASILSEIMMYVSIIGLQLWLVVEMVYCYRKIAAAGEEALRESEAEYLAITSESKDNCAGVTVAE; this is encoded by the exons ATGCAGATGTCTCTGTGGAAACTGCAGGGTgaagtgtgtgaaagagagatacTTGGAATTACAG CATGGCTCTGCAGTGGGGCATGTGTAGAGGTGGACTCTGACACGGAGGCTGTGATGGGTAATGGCTTCAAACTGGGCTGCATCTCTTGCAAGATGCGAGGGGAAGTGCCAGCCTCTGCCACAGTGGACTGGTGGTTCATGGCCAAAGGCGAGAGTGAATTTACACAT CTCTACAGTTATGTAGAAATGACTGGCTACATAGTGGATGACCGTTTTGTTGACCGCTTGGACTGGAATGGCAGTAAAAAAACGGTGGACGTGCAGGATGGCTCCATTTACATCCTCAACGTTACCTACAATGATACAGGAACCTACCGATGCTACTTTGACCGGATCCTCATCTTCCCCAATTATGAGTTCCGTACCAATGCCACCAAGTTTATCACCATCAACGTAGTGGGCAAAG CTACCCGAGGCATGGCATCCATCCTTTCTGAGATTATGATGTATGTGTCCATCATTGGGCTGCAGTTATGGCTGGTGGTTGAGATGGTCTACTGTTACCGGAAGATAGCAGCAGCAGGAGAAGAAGCACTTCGAGAGAGCGA GGCGGAATATTTAGCTATAACCTCTGAGAGCAAAGATAACTGTGCAGGTGTAACGGTGGCAGAATAA